From the genome of Colwellia psychrerythraea 34H, one region includes:
- the dxs gene encoding 1-deoxy-D-xylulose-5-phosphate synthase encodes MITNLADYPLLSQINIPEDLRNMPQEQLTRISNELRSFLLNSVSKSSGHFASGLGTIELTVALHYVYNTPFDHLIWDVGHQAYPHKILTGRRDQLHTIRQKGGLHPFPWREESEYDTLSVGHSSTSISAALGLAVAAEKEAKNRKTVAVIGDGAMTAGMAFEALNHAGDIKKDMLIILNDNDMSISKNVGALNNHLAKLLSGSIFTGFRESSKKLLGNIPPIKELASRAEEHLKGMVVPSTFFEELGFNYIGPIDGHDVESLVTTIKNMRNLKGPQFLHVVTTKGKGYQAAEQDPIKYHAVPKFNPEETNLPQSKPSLPTYSKIFGDWLCKTAEIDKKLVAVTPAMAEGSGMVEFSQRFPDQYYDVAIAEQHSVTYAAGLAIGGLKPVVAIYSSFLQRGYDQFIHDVAIQNLPVMFAIDRAGIVGADGATHQGVFDLSFLRCIPNTVIMAPSNERECQLMLNTGYKLDGPSVVRYPRGNGTGEILPSVDETIELGKGVTILTATVIESQEQTNKSIAILSFGSMLGEAKKAALELNATLVDMRFVKPLDETLIDTLNAKHDCLVTVEDNAIAGGAGSGVNEYLLAQGKPVTILNIGVTDHFVKHGTQEEMHHELELDAEGIVIKIKRFIN; translated from the coding sequence ATGATTACAAACCTTGCTGACTACCCATTACTTTCTCAGATTAATATTCCAGAGGATCTGCGCAATATGCCGCAGGAACAACTGACACGTATTAGTAATGAATTACGTAGTTTTTTACTTAATTCAGTAAGTAAAAGTAGTGGACACTTTGCATCAGGCTTGGGCACAATTGAGCTTACTGTAGCCTTACATTACGTATACAATACCCCGTTTGATCACTTGATTTGGGATGTTGGTCATCAAGCATATCCGCATAAAATTTTAACTGGCAGACGTGATCAGCTACACACTATAAGACAAAAAGGTGGTTTACATCCTTTCCCTTGGCGTGAAGAAAGCGAATACGATACCTTAAGTGTTGGTCATTCAAGCACCTCAATTTCTGCCGCTTTAGGTTTAGCTGTAGCCGCCGAAAAAGAAGCAAAAAACCGTAAAACAGTTGCTGTCATTGGCGATGGAGCTATGACTGCTGGTATGGCTTTTGAAGCATTAAATCACGCAGGTGATATCAAAAAAGATATGTTAATCATCTTAAATGATAATGACATGTCGATTTCAAAGAATGTTGGCGCCTTAAATAACCATTTAGCCAAATTGCTATCAGGCAGTATTTTTACTGGTTTTAGAGAAAGCAGTAAAAAATTATTAGGCAATATTCCACCAATAAAAGAACTTGCTAGTCGTGCTGAGGAGCATTTAAAAGGCATGGTCGTGCCAAGTACTTTTTTTGAAGAGTTAGGATTCAATTATATTGGTCCTATTGATGGCCATGATGTTGAAAGCTTAGTCACTACAATTAAAAACATGCGCAACCTAAAAGGGCCGCAGTTTTTGCATGTTGTTACGACCAAAGGTAAAGGTTATCAAGCAGCAGAGCAAGATCCGATAAAATATCATGCTGTACCAAAGTTTAATCCTGAAGAGACCAACTTACCCCAGTCAAAACCCAGTTTGCCTACTTATTCAAAAATTTTTGGCGATTGGTTATGTAAAACCGCTGAAATTGATAAAAAGTTAGTCGCTGTAACTCCTGCCATGGCTGAAGGCTCTGGTATGGTTGAATTTAGCCAACGTTTTCCAGATCAATACTATGATGTGGCAATTGCTGAACAGCACTCAGTAACCTATGCTGCAGGTCTTGCCATTGGTGGTCTAAAGCCGGTAGTAGCAATTTATTCTAGTTTTTTACAACGTGGTTATGATCAATTCATTCACGATGTAGCCATACAAAACTTACCTGTCATGTTTGCTATTGACCGTGCGGGTATAGTAGGCGCTGATGGGGCTACCCATCAAGGCGTTTTCGACTTAAGTTTTTTACGTTGTATCCCTAATACCGTTATCATGGCACCGTCTAATGAACGAGAATGTCAGTTAATGTTAAACACTGGTTACAAGTTAGATGGCCCTAGCGTTGTTCGCTACCCTCGTGGCAATGGTACCGGCGAAATACTCCCTAGTGTTGATGAAACCATTGAACTAGGTAAAGGTGTGACCATCCTTACAGCCACAGTTATAGAAAGCCAAGAGCAAACAAACAAAAGCATAGCCATATTAAGTTTTGGCTCTATGCTAGGTGAAGCAAAAAAAGCGGCTTTAGAACTTAATGCAACGCTAGTAGATATGCGCTTTGTTAAACCACTTGATGAAACACTTATTGATACGTTAAATGCCAAACATGACTGCCTGGTAACGGTTGAAGATAATGCTATAGCTGGCGGTGCTGGCTCAGGCGTAAATGAATATTTACTTGCCCAAGGTAAACCAGTTACTATTCTAAATATTGGTGTTACTGACCATTTTGTTAAACATGGCACTCAAGAAGAAATGCATCATGAATTAGAGTTAGATGCCGAAGGTATTGTCATTAAAATAAAACGCTTTATTAACTAA
- the nqrF gene encoding NADH:ubiquinone reductase (Na(+)-transporting) subunit F, translating to MEIILGVSMFTAIIFALVLVILFAKSKLVSSGEVTISINGDPAKAVKTAAGGKLLGALADQGIFIPSACGGGGTCGQCRVDVHSGGGDILPTEEGHINKREAKTGCRLACQVAVKQDMDIVVEDEIFGVQQWECEVISNDNKATFIKELKLQIPNGESVPFKAGGYIQIEAPAHHVKYSDFDIDEQYRGDWKHFGFFDVESKVDTDTLRAYSMANYPEEAGIIMLNVRIATPPPGRLHLPAGKMSSFIFSLKAGDKVTISGPFGEFFAKETDNEMVFIGGGAGMAPMRSHIFDQLKRLESKRKMSFWYGARSKREMFYEDDYNGLAADNDNFQWHVALSDPQPEDNWDGLTGFIHNVLFEEYLKDHEAPEDCEYYMCGPPMMNAAVIGMLKDLGVEDENIMLDDFGG from the coding sequence ATGGAAATTATTCTCGGCGTATCGATGTTTACTGCGATAATTTTTGCCTTAGTCTTAGTGATTTTATTTGCTAAATCTAAGTTAGTATCAAGTGGTGAAGTAACGATCAGTATAAATGGCGACCCGGCAAAAGCAGTGAAAACGGCTGCAGGCGGAAAATTATTAGGTGCACTAGCTGATCAAGGGATTTTTATTCCTTCAGCATGTGGCGGCGGTGGTACTTGTGGCCAATGTCGTGTAGATGTGCATTCAGGTGGTGGCGATATTCTTCCTACGGAAGAAGGTCACATCAATAAACGTGAAGCCAAAACTGGCTGTCGTTTAGCGTGTCAAGTTGCTGTTAAACAGGACATGGATATTGTAGTTGAAGATGAAATCTTCGGTGTTCAACAATGGGAATGTGAAGTTATTTCTAACGATAACAAAGCAACGTTCATTAAAGAACTGAAACTACAAATTCCAAATGGTGAATCAGTTCCGTTTAAAGCGGGTGGTTATATTCAAATTGAAGCACCAGCACATCATGTTAAATATAGTGATTTTGATATTGATGAGCAGTACCGTGGCGATTGGAAACATTTTGGTTTCTTCGACGTAGAGTCAAAAGTAGACACAGATACATTACGTGCTTACTCAATGGCTAACTACCCAGAAGAAGCGGGCATTATTATGCTTAACGTACGTATTGCTACGCCGCCTCCAGGACGTTTGCATTTACCAGCAGGTAAAATGTCATCGTTCATCTTTAGCCTTAAGGCTGGTGATAAAGTAACTATTTCTGGTCCATTTGGTGAGTTCTTCGCTAAAGAAACTGATAATGAAATGGTCTTTATCGGTGGTGGTGCTGGTATGGCGCCAATGCGTTCTCATATCTTTGACCAACTTAAGCGTTTAGAATCTAAACGTAAGATGAGTTTCTGGTATGGTGCCCGTTCTAAGCGCGAAATGTTCTATGAAGATGATTATAACGGCCTAGCGGCTGATAATGATAACTTCCAATGGCATGTTGCTTTATCTGATCCACAACCTGAAGATAACTGGGATGGCTTAACTGGTTTTATCCATAATGTTCTTTTTGAAGAATATTTGAAAGACCATGAAGCACCAGAAGATTGTGAATACTACATGTGTGGTCCACCAATGATGAATGCTGCTGTTATCGGTATGCTTAAAGATCTTGGTGTTGAAGATGAAAACATTATGTTGGATGACTTCGGTGGTTAA
- a CDS encoding FAD:protein FMN transferase has product MNTLKLLLLTTLVLTLSACFPSNPSKNTEILLQGHTMGTTYNIKVVATKEQLIELKLQQQIDAALEQVNQEMSTYIPDSELSKFNQSTSTAAIEVSPGFARVLKESIRLGQLSEGKLDVTVGPLVNLWGFGPEQRPETVPSDEILAATKKRIGLQNITLEGNLLSKKIPDLYIDLSTIAKGYGVDVVAELIESNGFTHYLVEIGGEMRLRGFKHTGELWAIAIERPILDQSGEERAVHQVVIPKDNAVATSGDYRNYFEADGRRFSHIIDPETGKPIDHNLVSVTVIHPSSMTADGLSTTLMVMGMEKGMAFASENNLAALFISKTENGFDERFTVKFKQYLK; this is encoded by the coding sequence ATGAATACACTTAAACTACTGTTGTTGACCACTTTGGTGTTAACGCTGTCTGCTTGCTTCCCGAGCAACCCTTCAAAAAATACTGAGATATTGCTGCAAGGGCATACCATGGGGACTACGTATAATATTAAAGTAGTCGCGACAAAAGAACAGTTGATAGAGCTTAAGTTACAACAGCAAATTGATGCAGCGCTGGAACAAGTTAATCAAGAAATGTCTACTTATATTCCTGATTCTGAGTTATCGAAATTTAACCAATCCACATCAACTGCAGCTATCGAAGTTTCACCAGGTTTTGCTCGTGTTCTTAAAGAATCTATTCGTCTTGGTCAATTAAGTGAAGGTAAGCTTGATGTTACTGTCGGACCCTTAGTTAACTTGTGGGGCTTTGGCCCAGAACAGCGTCCTGAAACTGTTCCTAGCGATGAGATATTAGCGGCGACTAAAAAGCGTATCGGTCTACAAAACATAACGCTAGAGGGTAATCTTCTCTCTAAAAAAATACCAGACTTGTATATTGATTTATCTACTATCGCTAAAGGCTATGGCGTCGATGTTGTTGCCGAGCTAATTGAAAGTAATGGATTTACTCACTACTTAGTTGAAATTGGCGGAGAAATGCGATTAAGGGGCTTTAAACACACAGGTGAACTGTGGGCTATTGCAATCGAAAGACCTATCCTTGATCAAAGTGGTGAAGAGCGTGCGGTACATCAAGTCGTTATTCCCAAAGACAATGCGGTAGCTACCTCTGGTGATTACCGTAATTATTTTGAAGCGGATGGCAGACGTTTTTCACATATTATTGATCCAGAAACGGGCAAACCTATCGATCATAACTTAGTATCCGTAACCGTGATTCATCCTTCGTCTATGACGGCTGATGGCTTATCAACTACCTTGATGGTAATGGGCATGGAAAAGGGAATGGCTTTTGCTAGCGAAAATAACTTGGCAGCATTATTTATTTCTAAGACTGAAAATGGCTTTGACGAACGATTTACGGTAAAATTCAAACAGTATTTGAAATAA
- a CDS encoding Na(+)-translocating NADH-quinone reductase subunit C, with the protein MSSNKETFGRTLGFVLVICLVCAALVSIAAVGLKPLQQANKLLDKQTKILEASGLLADAGKDIVGTYNKRVEAKMIDLKTGTIIEGDVNAFDERADSRDAAKSTKPSSDIAGLNRRADRAVVYLVKNEQGQLDTIVLPIVGSGLWDLMYGFVGLSPDFNTVQSVVYSDLKETPGLGAEVLNPNWKALWPGKKMFNEQGDIAIKIVKGGAKKGDIHGVDALSGATLTSNGVQRTLHFWLGNEGYGPFIAKFRNGGLN; encoded by the coding sequence ATGTCTAGTAATAAAGAAACATTTGGCAGAACCCTAGGTTTTGTTTTAGTTATCTGTTTAGTGTGTGCAGCCTTGGTATCTATTGCCGCGGTTGGACTAAAACCACTACAACAAGCTAACAAATTGCTTGATAAGCAAACTAAAATTCTTGAAGCATCGGGCTTATTAGCTGATGCAGGTAAAGATATTGTTGGTACTTATAACAAACGTGTTGAAGCTAAAATGATTGACCTAAAAACAGGTACAATTATTGAAGGTGATGTTAATGCGTTTGACGAGCGTGCAGACTCTCGTGATGCAGCAAAAAGTACTAAGCCGAGCAGTGATATTGCTGGTCTTAACCGTCGAGCTGATCGTGCTGTTGTTTATTTAGTTAAAAATGAACAAGGTCAATTAGATACTATTGTATTACCTATTGTAGGTAGTGGTTTATGGGATCTAATGTACGGTTTTGTTGGCTTATCACCAGATTTCAATACCGTTCAAAGCGTTGTTTACTCTGATCTTAAGGAAACTCCAGGATTAGGCGCAGAAGTGCTTAACCCAAACTGGAAAGCCTTATGGCCTGGTAAAAAGATGTTTAACGAGCAAGGCGATATCGCGATTAAAATCGTTAAAGGTGGCGCTAAAAAAGGTGATATTCACGGTGTTGATGCCTTATCTGGTGCGACATTGACCAGTAATGGTGTTCAGCGTACCTTACATTTTTGGTTAGGTAATGAAGGCTATGGTCCTTTTATTGCTAAATTCCGTAATGGAGGATTGAACTAA
- a CDS encoding exodeoxyribonuclease VII small subunit has product MAKKKLENLSFEESLNELDTIVQSLEQGELSLEESMTLFERGLNLSQLSQVKLQAAEQKVQILLDKNGTAKLTDFDSSAGES; this is encoded by the coding sequence ATGGCTAAGAAGAAACTAGAAAACCTCTCTTTTGAAGAATCATTAAATGAACTTGACACAATAGTGCAAAGTTTAGAGCAAGGTGAATTAAGCTTAGAAGAATCGATGACACTTTTTGAACGAGGCCTGAACCTGAGCCAATTAAGTCAGGTGAAATTGCAAGCTGCAGAGCAAAAAGTACAAATTCTGCTTGATAAAAATGGTACTGCTAAGTTAACTGACTTTGATAGCAGTGCAGGCGAAAGTTAA
- a CDS encoding NADH:ubiquinone reductase (Na(+)-transporting) subunit D: MSSDTKKVLFGPVVDNNPIALQVLGVCSALAVTSSMANALVMTLAVIVVTAFSNLFISIIRNQIPSSVRIIVQMAIIASLVIVVDQVLKAFSYQLSKELSVYIGLIITNCIVMGRAEAFAMKEKPGVSFLDGIGNGLGYGAVLMVVAFFRELLGFGKVFGFEVLPLVQNGGWYQGNGLLVLPFSSFFIIGLIIWAVRQWKPEQVEKD; encoded by the coding sequence ATGTCTTCAGATACTAAAAAAGTCCTCTTCGGACCTGTTGTTGATAATAACCCGATTGCATTACAAGTATTAGGTGTTTGTTCAGCGCTTGCTGTAACAAGCTCAATGGCTAATGCGTTAGTTATGACACTTGCTGTAATTGTGGTAACTGCATTTTCTAACTTGTTTATTTCGATTATCCGTAATCAAATACCATCAAGTGTACGTATTATTGTGCAAATGGCGATTATTGCTTCACTAGTAATTGTTGTTGACCAAGTACTAAAAGCTTTCTCTTACCAATTATCGAAAGAATTATCGGTTTATATTGGTTTGATCATTACTAACTGTATCGTTATGGGTCGTGCTGAAGCTTTTGCTATGAAAGAAAAGCCTGGCGTGAGCTTCTTAGACGGTATTGGTAACGGTTTAGGTTATGGCGCAGTCTTAATGGTTGTCGCTTTCTTTCGTGAATTACTTGGCTTTGGTAAAGTTTTCGGTTTTGAAGTTCTACCATTAGTTCAAAACGGCGGCTGGTACCAAGGTAATGGTCTATTAGTGTTACCGTTTAGCTCATTCTTCATTATTGGTTTAATCATTTGGGCTGTACGCCAATGGAAACCAGAACAAGTTGAGAAGGATTAA
- a CDS encoding flagellar motor protein MotB, whose amino-acid sequence MAEQQCKCPPPGLPAWMGTFADLMSLLMCFFVLLLSFSEMDVLKFKQIAGSMKFAFGVQNKIEVKDIPKGTSIIAQEFRPGKPEPTPIEVIQQQTMEMTQQMLEFQAGDETSAGGRQEQRGTERGGQSQNTEDALSQQALDQAKQDMEEAAQEQVNELVKKIAEQLEQQIQDGAIELESLGQQVIIRIRENGSFPSGSAFLQPKFWPVIREIGELLNTVPGEIMISGHTDNRGVDSELFSSNWDLSSKRAVAIAHQLIKVPDFDATRLVAAGHADTRPLVPNTNALNRRRNRRVEIAINQGKAKETERIGITKE is encoded by the coding sequence ATGGCTGAACAACAATGTAAATGTCCACCTCCTGGGCTGCCTGCGTGGATGGGAACTTTTGCCGATCTTATGTCCTTGTTGATGTGTTTTTTCGTTTTGCTTTTATCATTCTCAGAAATGGATGTTTTAAAGTTTAAACAAATTGCGGGCTCGATGAAGTTTGCCTTTGGTGTGCAAAATAAAATTGAAGTAAAAGATATTCCCAAAGGTACCAGTATTATTGCTCAAGAATTCCGACCTGGAAAACCTGAGCCAACCCCTATTGAAGTTATTCAACAACAAACCATGGAAATGACTCAGCAGATGCTTGAGTTTCAAGCGGGTGATGAAACCTCTGCAGGTGGTCGACAAGAGCAGCGAGGTACTGAACGTGGTGGCCAATCTCAAAATACGGAAGATGCACTTTCACAGCAGGCATTAGATCAAGCTAAGCAAGATATGGAAGAAGCTGCTCAAGAACAAGTAAACGAATTAGTGAAGAAAATAGCTGAACAGTTAGAGCAGCAAATTCAAGATGGTGCGATAGAACTAGAGTCTTTGGGCCAACAAGTTATTATTCGCATAAGAGAGAATGGTTCTTTTCCTTCAGGATCTGCATTTTTACAGCCTAAGTTTTGGCCTGTAATTCGTGAAATTGGTGAGTTATTAAATACTGTGCCAGGTGAAATCATGATCTCAGGACATACTGATAATCGCGGCGTTGATTCTGAATTGTTTAGCTCTAATTGGGATCTATCGAGTAAACGTGCTGTTGCAATAGCGCATCAGTTAATTAAGGTTCCTGACTTTGACGCCACCCGATTAGTGGCCGCTGGACATGCAGATACTCGACCTTTAGTGCCTAATACTAATGCGTTAAATCGCCGCCGAAATCGCCGTGTTGAAATAGCTATCAATCAAGGTAAAGCCAAAGAAACTGAGCGAATTGGTATCACTAAAGAATAG
- the nqrE gene encoding NADH:ubiquinone reductase (Na(+)-transporting) subunit E has product MEHYLSIFIKTIFIENMALSFFLGMCTFLAVSKKVSTAIGLGVAVVVVLGLAVPANQIIYQAILAPGALDSLMGITDPKESIDLSFLSFITFIGVIAALVQILEMLLDKYFPALYQALGIFLPLITVNCAIFGAVSFMVAKNLTLGESVVYGVGSGIGWMLAIVLMAGLREKMKYSDVPNGLKGLGITFITAGLMAFGFLSFGGISL; this is encoded by the coding sequence ATGGAACATTATTTAAGTATTTTTATTAAAACCATTTTCATTGAGAATATGGCGTTAAGCTTCTTCTTAGGTATGTGTACTTTCTTAGCAGTATCAAAGAAAGTTAGCACAGCGATTGGCTTAGGTGTTGCAGTTGTTGTAGTGCTCGGTTTAGCGGTTCCTGCTAACCAAATCATCTACCAAGCAATTTTAGCACCGGGTGCACTTGACAGCTTAATGGGGATTACTGATCCGAAAGAATCAATTGACCTTAGCTTTTTGTCATTTATTACCTTTATCGGGGTAATTGCTGCTTTAGTACAAATTTTAGAAATGCTTTTAGATAAGTATTTCCCAGCTTTGTATCAAGCGCTTGGCATCTTCCTACCTTTAATCACGGTTAACTGTGCCATTTTTGGTGCCGTTTCCTTTATGGTTGCGAAAAACCTTACCCTTGGCGAAAGTGTCGTTTACGGCGTTGGCTCAGGTATAGGTTGGATGTTAGCCATTGTATTGATGGCTGGTTTGCGCGAAAAGATGAAATATTCTGATGTACCAAACGGTTTGAAAGGTTTAGGTATTACATTTATTACTGCTGGATTGATGGCTTTTGGCTTTCTTTCTTTCGGTGGTATTTCGTTATAA
- the ispA gene encoding (2E,6E)-farnesyl diphosphate synthase: MTTLISYAHYQERINDFLAAKLEGLTINDPKLIEAMRYGLLIGGKRMRPYLAYITGEAVSADLNDIDAVAGALECIHAYSLLHDDLPAMDDDDLRRGKPTCHKAFDEATAILAGDALQTLAFDILANHTFSMNQSTAGMPIQVKLIQQLVKASGYQGMCGGQALDLAATGKNISLGELEVLHSLKTGALLEASVLMPAMCSGQVTREYKIILSEYAQLIGLAYQVQDDIIDLTSTEEELGKPVGSDIAANKSTYPALLGLQGAQDKAENLLQQALQALSRLPYNTQSLADFATFIVKRSH, encoded by the coding sequence ATGACTACATTAATTTCTTACGCCCATTATCAAGAGCGCATTAATGACTTTTTAGCCGCTAAGCTCGAAGGCCTTACCATCAATGATCCTAAGCTTATTGAAGCCATGCGTTATGGTTTGCTTATTGGTGGAAAACGCATGCGTCCTTACTTAGCCTATATTACCGGCGAAGCAGTTTCAGCTGATTTGAACGATATTGACGCAGTAGCCGGTGCTTTAGAGTGTATTCACGCTTACTCACTTTTGCATGATGACTTACCTGCGATGGATGACGATGATTTAAGACGCGGTAAACCGACTTGTCATAAAGCATTTGATGAAGCAACAGCAATACTAGCGGGCGATGCTTTGCAGACACTTGCTTTTGATATTTTAGCTAATCATACGTTTTCAATGAATCAAAGTACTGCTGGAATGCCTATCCAGGTAAAACTAATTCAACAATTAGTTAAAGCTTCTGGTTATCAAGGGATGTGTGGCGGACAAGCACTTGATTTAGCGGCAACGGGTAAAAACATTTCACTAGGTGAATTGGAAGTTTTACATTCGCTTAAAACTGGCGCTTTATTGGAAGCATCAGTATTAATGCCAGCAATGTGCAGTGGACAAGTCACCCGTGAATATAAAATAATATTAAGCGAGTACGCACAACTCATTGGCTTAGCCTACCAAGTGCAAGATGATATTATTGACTTAACATCAACCGAAGAAGAACTAGGTAAACCCGTTGGATCTGATATAGCAGCGAACAAAAGCACTTATCCTGCACTGCTCGGTTTACAAGGTGCACAAGACAAAGCGGAAAACTTATTACAACAAGCGCTTCAAGCTTTGAGCAGATTACCTTACAATACCCAATCTTTAGCAGATTTTGCCACTTTTATTGTTAAACGCAGCCACTAG
- the pomA gene encoding flagellar motor protein PomA — MDLATLIGILGAIGLLVMAMVLSGDIMMFADTQSVLIVFCGSIFIVLSNYNLGQFFGIGKIIGKAFMFKLEKPEELIEKAVDMADAARKGGFLALEEAEITNPFMQKGVDMLVDGHDADVVRATLQKDINLTTERHETGSDMMMALADVAPAMGMIGTLIGLVAMLSNMDDPKSIGPAMAVALLTTLYGAFLANVIAIPIASKLKLRMAEEKMNQELVLDAVLGIQDGQNPRVIEGLLKNYLAEGKRKVDTTDE, encoded by the coding sequence GTGGATTTAGCTACGTTAATTGGTATTTTAGGTGCCATTGGTTTATTAGTCATGGCGATGGTGTTATCAGGCGACATTATGATGTTCGCTGATACCCAGTCGGTATTGATTGTTTTTTGTGGCTCAATTTTTATCGTATTATCTAATTACAACTTAGGGCAGTTCTTTGGTATAGGAAAAATCATTGGCAAAGCTTTTATGTTTAAACTTGAAAAGCCTGAAGAGTTAATTGAGAAAGCCGTTGATATGGCTGATGCAGCGCGTAAAGGTGGTTTTTTAGCGTTAGAAGAAGCAGAAATTACTAACCCTTTTATGCAAAAGGGCGTAGACATGCTCGTTGATGGCCATGATGCCGATGTAGTGAGAGCGACTTTACAAAAAGATATTAATTTAACCACAGAGCGGCATGAAACAGGTTCGGATATGATGATGGCCCTTGCTGATGTCGCACCTGCAATGGGTATGATTGGCACGCTTATCGGTCTCGTTGCCATGTTATCTAATATGGATGATCCAAAGTCGATTGGTCCCGCTATGGCGGTTGCCTTATTAACAACACTCTACGGTGCCTTTTTAGCCAATGTTATCGCTATTCCTATCGCTTCAAAGTTGAAACTGCGTATGGCGGAAGAAAAAATGAATCAAGAATTAGTGCTTGATGCTGTACTGGGTATTCAAGATGGTCAAAATCCACGCGTTATCGAAGGCTTATTAAAAAATTATTTAGCTGAAGGTAAAAGAAAAGTCGATACAACTGATGAATAG
- the nqrM gene encoding (Na+)-NQR maturation NqrM gives MMIFLISFGFFLIVGAAMAVGYIFQNKTLAGSCGGLASVGIDKECNCDNPCEKRQEREKKAALEHNLLNRIDVENL, from the coding sequence ATGATGATTTTCCTTATTTCTTTTGGTTTTTTCCTTATTGTAGGCGCAGCCATGGCAGTAGGTTATATTTTCCAAAACAAAACACTAGCAGGTAGTTGTGGCGGTTTAGCGAGCGTTGGCATCGATAAAGAATGTAACTGCGACAACCCGTGTGAAAAACGACAAGAGCGTGAGAAAAAAGCCGCACTTGAACACAACCTTCTAAATAGAATCGATGTAGAAAATTTATAG